The following proteins are co-located in the Streptomyces sp. NBC_00435 genome:
- a CDS encoding nitric oxide synthase oxygenase has protein sequence MEILQQRSTTAQVWEAAEEFIRLFHRENPDAGDPRERLAAVRAELAATDTYRHTPEELEHGARVAWRNSNRCIGRLYWNSLRVRDRRGLADADEIAAECFEHLREATNGGRVRPTITVFAPETPDRPGPVIWSEQLVRYAGYGDHPSITVGDARNAELTSALLALGWPRGPGTPFDLLPLVVQGIDDKPRWFDVPPDAVLEVPIEHPDGAQGGDGWSDWGLRWHAVPAISNMCLEIGGIHYPAAPFNGWYMGTEIGARNLADTDRYNLLPAVARRMGLDTGSDRSLWKDRALVELNRAVLHSFDAAKVTIADHHTESRRFLTHVEKEERKGRDVGADWSWIVPPISGSATPVFHRTFEDRPSSTAYVHHSGALERAQGRDLV, from the coding sequence ATGGAAATACTTCAACAGCGCTCCACCACCGCTCAGGTGTGGGAAGCGGCCGAGGAGTTCATCCGACTGTTCCACAGGGAGAACCCGGACGCGGGTGATCCGCGCGAGCGGCTCGCCGCCGTACGGGCCGAGCTCGCCGCGACGGACACGTACCGGCACACTCCCGAAGAACTGGAACACGGCGCACGCGTGGCCTGGCGCAACAGCAACCGGTGCATAGGCAGGCTGTACTGGAACTCGCTGCGCGTCCGCGACCGCCGCGGGCTCGCCGACGCCGACGAGATCGCCGCCGAGTGCTTCGAGCACCTGCGCGAGGCGACCAACGGCGGCCGGGTCCGGCCCACCATCACGGTCTTCGCCCCCGAAACCCCTGACCGCCCCGGCCCGGTGATCTGGAGCGAGCAGCTGGTCCGGTACGCCGGCTACGGCGACCACCCCTCCATAACCGTCGGCGACGCCCGCAACGCGGAACTCACGAGCGCGCTGCTCGCCCTCGGCTGGCCCCGGGGCCCCGGCACCCCCTTCGACCTGCTCCCGCTGGTCGTGCAGGGGATCGACGACAAACCCCGCTGGTTCGACGTCCCTCCGGACGCCGTCCTGGAGGTGCCCATCGAGCACCCCGACGGCGCGCAGGGCGGTGACGGGTGGTCGGACTGGGGCCTGCGCTGGCACGCCGTACCCGCGATCTCCAACATGTGCCTGGAGATCGGCGGCATCCACTACCCGGCGGCGCCCTTCAACGGCTGGTACATGGGTACCGAGATCGGCGCCCGCAACCTGGCCGACACCGACCGGTACAACCTCCTGCCGGCGGTGGCCCGTCGTATGGGCCTCGACACCGGCAGCGACCGTTCGCTCTGGAAGGACCGCGCGCTCGTCGAGCTCAACCGGGCGGTGCTGCACTCCTTCGACGCGGCCAAGGTCACCATCGCCGACCACCACACCGAGTCCCGGCGGTTCCTGACCCACGTGGAGAAGGAGGAGCGCAAGGGCCGCGACGTGGGGGCGGACTGGTCCTGGATCGTGCCGCCGATCTCCGGTTCGGCGACGCCGGTCTTCCATCGCACGTTCGAGGACCGGCCCAGTTCGACGGCTTACGTCCATCACTCCGGCGCGCTGGAACGGGCCCAGGGACGGGATTTGGTCTAG